A region of Deinococcus rubellus DNA encodes the following proteins:
- the lepA gene encoding translation elongation factor 4: MQVRNFSIIAHVDHGKSTLADRILEHLGAMGERDKRAQTLDTLELERERGITIKSTPVRLNYTRPNGEQYILNLIDTPGHVDFNYEVSRSLAACEGVLLLVDASQGVEAQTIVNAYLAIDSGLDIIPVVNKIDLPAADPEGAAQELEEVVGIPAADAIFASGKTGQGVPEILEAIVERIPSPPGDPDAPLKALIFDSVFDAYQGVIVFVRVLDGTIKPKDKITLFSTGKHFEVDKVGTFSPGLVVGDSLTAGDVGWVAAGVRDIHDAQVGDTLMERERPITDPFPGFKPAQPVVFSGLYPTDTEMYRKLREALEKLKLNDAAFSFEPETSEALGFGFRCGFLGLLHAEIIQERLEREYDLDLIATAPAVIYRITLNNGEIFETQNPAQFPTRDRVNLIEEPYIRLSVMLPEEHVGPVMQLLQERRGSMVTMNYLGKRVELVYEVPFAEILYDFHDRLKSISRGYASMDYSITGYREGELVKVDIYVNNEIVDALAVIVHEDRAYPLGRKIVDKMAEVIPRQMWPVPIQAMIGGKIIARSTVKAFRKDVLAKCYGGDISRKKKLLNKQKKGKARMKQIGTVEVPQEAFLAVLSTED, encoded by the coding sequence ATGCAGGTTCGGAACTTCTCCATTATCGCCCACGTTGATCACGGCAAGAGCACCCTGGCCGATAGAATCCTGGAACACCTCGGCGCGATGGGCGAGCGCGACAAGCGCGCCCAGACGCTCGACACCCTGGAGCTGGAGCGCGAGCGCGGCATCACTATCAAGTCCACCCCGGTCCGGCTCAATTACACCCGCCCCAACGGCGAGCAGTACATTCTCAACCTGATCGACACCCCCGGCCACGTGGATTTCAATTACGAGGTCTCACGCTCGCTGGCCGCCTGCGAGGGCGTGCTGCTGCTGGTGGACGCTTCGCAGGGTGTGGAAGCCCAGACTATCGTCAACGCTTATCTGGCCATCGATTCGGGGCTGGACATCATTCCGGTGGTCAACAAGATCGACCTGCCCGCCGCCGACCCGGAAGGTGCGGCGCAGGAACTCGAAGAAGTGGTGGGCATTCCTGCCGCAGACGCCATCTTCGCGTCCGGTAAGACAGGCCAGGGCGTGCCGGAGATTCTGGAAGCCATCGTGGAGCGTATTCCCTCGCCGCCCGGCGACCCCGACGCGCCGCTCAAGGCCCTGATCTTCGACTCGGTGTTCGACGCCTACCAGGGTGTGATCGTGTTCGTTCGCGTACTCGACGGCACCATCAAACCCAAGGACAAGATCACCCTGTTCTCGACGGGCAAACACTTCGAGGTGGACAAAGTGGGCACCTTCAGCCCCGGCCTGGTGGTCGGCGACTCGCTCACAGCGGGCGACGTGGGCTGGGTGGCGGCAGGCGTGAGGGACATTCACGACGCCCAGGTGGGCGACACCCTGATGGAGCGCGAGCGGCCCATCACCGACCCGTTTCCCGGCTTCAAGCCCGCCCAGCCGGTCGTGTTCTCGGGCCTGTATCCCACCGACACCGAGATGTACCGCAAGCTGCGCGAGGCGCTGGAAAAGCTCAAGCTCAACGACGCGGCCTTTTCCTTCGAGCCGGAAACCAGTGAGGCACTGGGCTTCGGCTTTCGCTGCGGCTTCCTGGGTCTGCTGCACGCCGAGATCATTCAGGAACGGCTGGAGCGCGAGTACGACCTCGATCTGATCGCCACCGCGCCTGCCGTCATCTACCGCATCACTTTGAATAACGGTGAGATCTTCGAGACGCAGAACCCGGCCCAGTTCCCGACCCGTGACCGGGTCAACCTGATCGAGGAGCCGTATATCCGGCTCTCGGTGATGTTGCCGGAAGAGCATGTCGGCCCGGTGATGCAGCTTCTTCAGGAAAGGCGCGGCAGTATGGTCACCATGAATTACCTCGGCAAGCGCGTCGAGCTGGTGTACGAGGTGCCGTTCGCCGAGATCCTCTACGATTTCCATGACCGCCTCAAGTCCATCTCGCGCGGCTACGCCAGCATGGACTACAGCATCACCGGCTACCGCGAGGGCGAACTGGTGAAGGTGGACATCTACGTGAACAACGAGATCGTGGACGCGCTGGCCGTCATCGTCCACGAGGACCGGGCCTACCCGCTGGGCCGCAAGATCGTGGACAAGATGGCCGAGGTCATTCCGCGCCAGATGTGGCCGGTGCCGATTCAGGCCATGATCGGCGGCAAGATCATCGCCCGCTCCACCGTCAAGGCGTTTCGCAAGGATGTGCTGGCCAAGTGCTACGGCGGCGACATCAGCCGCAAGAAAAAGCTGCTGAACAAGCAGAAGAAGGGCAAGGCCCGCATGAAGCAGATCGGCACCGTGGAAGTGCCGCAGGAAGCTTTCCTGGCCGTGCTCAGTACTGAGGACTAA
- a CDS encoding sensor histidine kinase has translation MTASQFSFQPERWNTLRAQFAAVIFALAFLPNLTLTLIVSGGNWSLGLTLWTLGVGVLSAVIGYVLAAAMLGPLIRLRAEVEQDDVEVDGPAGDPGEVRALRSAFTGLLLRLGTEQARRGAFMATLVHDLKTPLIATGHLTRLLIGTHLSEPERLDVGGQMLAENARLLALVQQMADAHRFERDAVQLSKRPTELRPLLDVLAARLSAAAAARGVMIRVGGQALAEVDAAVLERALLNLTDNALRYAATEVRLEVRQVGTAAELSVSDDGPGLSGALDELAQPFNAQPTTIAGQQYTAGTAGLGLFIARRIAQAHGGDLHYHRQPAPDLLTGLPDSPPSARLAAPAQDLSVLTLILPEVSHETRDC, from the coding sequence ATGACCGCCTCTCAGTTCTCGTTTCAACCTGAACGCTGGAACACCCTGCGGGCACAGTTCGCGGCGGTCATCTTCGCGCTGGCCTTTTTGCCGAACCTCACCCTGACCCTGATCGTGAGTGGTGGCAACTGGAGTCTGGGGCTGACGCTCTGGACGCTGGGAGTGGGGGTGCTGTCCGCCGTCATCGGGTATGTGCTGGCGGCGGCGATGCTGGGGCCACTGATTCGGCTGCGGGCCGAAGTCGAGCAGGACGATGTGGAAGTGGACGGTCCGGCGGGCGATCCGGGCGAGGTCCGGGCGCTGCGTTCAGCGTTCACTGGTCTGCTGCTGCGCCTCGGCACCGAGCAGGCGCGGCGCGGCGCATTTATGGCGACCCTGGTTCACGACCTCAAGACACCGCTGATCGCCACCGGCCACCTGACGCGGCTGCTGATCGGCACCCACCTCAGCGAACCCGAGCGGCTGGACGTGGGCGGGCAGATGCTGGCTGAGAACGCCCGCTTGCTGGCACTGGTGCAGCAGATGGCCGATGCCCACCGTTTCGAGCGCGACGCGGTGCAACTCTCGAAGCGGCCCACCGAACTGCGCCCGTTGCTCGACGTGCTGGCCGCCCGGCTGAGTGCTGCGGCTGCCGCGCGCGGCGTCATGATCCGGGTGGGCGGTCAGGCGCTGGCCGAAGTGGACGCGGCGGTGCTGGAACGCGCCCTGCTCAACCTGACTGATAACGCCCTGCGCTACGCCGCTACTGAGGTCCGTCTGGAAGTACGGCAGGTGGGCACTGCGGCGGAGCTGAGCGTCAGTGACGACGGCCCCGGCCTGAGTGGGGCGCTCGACGAGCTGGCCCAGCCGTTCAACGCCCAGCCAACCACCATCGCCGGGCAGCAGTACACCGCCGGAACCGCTGGTCTGGGGCTCTTCATTGCCCGCCGCATCGCCCAGGCCCACGGCGGCGACCTCCATTACCACCGTCAACCCGCTCCGGACCTCCTGACCGGGCTCCCTGACTCTCCACCTTCCGCCCGCCTTGCCGCTCCCGCCCAGGACCTCAGCGTCCTGACCCTGATTCTTCCGGAGGTTTCCCATGAAACTCGTGATTGCTGA
- a CDS encoding response regulator transcription factor — protein MKLVIADDHPLFRIGLKYALRDQGFEVLAEASDGLEALEVIRQFRPDAALLDVKMPGLTGIEVCEKLRATNPDVVSVLITTFAEPAIVQAARSAGARGYLSKETAPAELARQLREIVAHPEIDRLPKVEVPRLTPREGDVLPLLAKGYSNKEIARSLGVSPDTIKDHLARLYTKLGARDRTDCVSRARALGLIG, from the coding sequence ATGAAACTCGTGATTGCTGACGACCACCCGCTGTTTCGTATCGGCCTGAAGTACGCGCTGCGTGATCAGGGCTTCGAGGTCCTGGCCGAGGCCAGTGACGGCCTGGAAGCGCTTGAAGTCATCCGGCAGTTTCGGCCCGACGCGGCGCTGCTCGATGTCAAGATGCCCGGCCTGACCGGCATCGAGGTCTGCGAGAAGTTGCGCGCCACCAATCCCGATGTGGTGAGCGTGCTGATCACGACCTTTGCCGAACCGGCCATCGTGCAGGCAGCCCGCTCGGCAGGGGCACGCGGCTACCTCAGCAAGGAAACCGCTCCCGCCGAACTGGCCCGCCAGCTGCGCGAGATCGTGGCGCATCCGGAAATCGACCGCCTGCCCAAAGTCGAGGTGCCGCGCCTGACACCGCGCGAGGGCGACGTGCTGCCGCTGCTGGCCAAGGGCTACAGCAACAAGGAGATCGCCCGCAGCCTGGGCGTCAGCCCCGATACCATCAAGGACCATCTGGCCCGCCTGTATACCAAGCTGGGTGCCCGTGACCGCACCGACTGCGTCAGCCGTGCCCGCGCCCTGGGATTGATCGGCTAA
- a CDS encoding peptidase C39 family protein, whose protein sequence is MLKSALASLALLACPPATLALMMRNAASTTTVLESADFGVATMQGLVLQQGRLTLVPGSKLGTLSGSVASLGAYDELIPSWNGLTPPGSSLTLEVKPAGASRFYSFGTWQSAAGRTSLNGQKDSFGQIMTDTLRLSRKASGFEYRLTLRASGAGPSLSLLAFNTSDRSQRMASAGAAGDKVRWNKVLNVPQRSQMLYKDGGEVWCSPTSTSMILAYYSVNISVPDAARATYDAAYDGTGNWPFNTAFAAEHGLRALVTRLPNLREAERYIAAGIPLGVSLGWKAGELPGAAVPSSSGHLMVLVGFDAQGNPVLNDPAAPTDAGVQRSYPRAAFERLWLSHSGGLVYLISRPGQALPQ, encoded by the coding sequence ATGCTCAAGTCTGCCCTGGCAAGTCTGGCGCTGCTGGCCTGCCCACCCGCTACACTGGCCCTGATGATGCGAAACGCCGCGTCCACCACCACCGTTCTGGAGTCTGCCGACTTCGGCGTGGCCACGATGCAGGGTCTGGTGTTGCAGCAGGGCCGACTGACGCTCGTGCCGGGAAGTAAGCTGGGCACCCTCTCCGGCAGCGTGGCAAGTCTGGGCGCTTACGACGAGCTGATTCCCTCGTGGAACGGCCTGACACCCCCTGGAAGCAGCCTCACGCTGGAAGTCAAGCCCGCTGGGGCCAGCCGCTTCTACTCGTTCGGTACCTGGCAGAGCGCGGCGGGACGCACGAGTCTGAACGGGCAAAAAGACAGCTTCGGGCAGATCATGACCGATACCTTGCGCCTGTCGAGAAAAGCCAGCGGCTTCGAGTACCGACTGACCTTGCGGGCCAGCGGCGCGGGTCCCAGTCTGAGCTTGCTGGCCTTCAACACCTCGGACCGCTCTCAGCGGATGGCGTCGGCAGGCGCAGCGGGCGATAAGGTACGCTGGAACAAGGTGCTGAACGTGCCACAACGCTCGCAGATGCTCTACAAGGACGGCGGCGAAGTGTGGTGCAGCCCGACCAGCACCAGTATGATTCTGGCCTACTACAGCGTGAACATCAGCGTGCCGGACGCGGCCAGAGCGACCTACGACGCGGCCTACGACGGCACCGGCAACTGGCCTTTCAACACTGCCTTCGCTGCCGAGCACGGCTTGCGTGCCCTGGTGACCCGGCTTCCCAATCTGCGCGAGGCTGAGCGCTACATTGCTGCTGGCATTCCGCTGGGCGTCAGCCTGGGCTGGAAGGCGGGCGAGTTGCCGGGGGCCGCCGTGCCGTCGAGCAGCGGGCACCTGATGGTGCTGGTGGGCTTCGATGCGCAGGGAAATCCGGTACTGAACGACCCCGCCGCGCCGACTGATGCGGGCGTGCAGCGCAGCTACCCCCGCGCCGCCTTCGAGCGGCTGTGGCTCTCGCACTCCGGCGGGCTGGTGTACCTGATCAGTAGACCCGGCCAGGCGCTGCCGCAGTAA
- a CDS encoding alpha/beta fold hydrolase produces the protein MQINGVNLNVQRTGKGQPVIMLHGLTSNLTALQPEMEQLSQSFEVIAIDSRGHGRSDKPSHYTLQDHIDDVLGVMDALNLPGVFLIGTSAGSYIAQGVASQQPGRVHKLVLVVPKSNGKTSSVARFIAEHAEEVRGLSHDEIQALVLSHIFAPSTPESIRSAQAEWSRKQAEQGLTLDAQQADAASQALAGFDFRPVLPQITAQTLVISGRHDILNLVAEGELIAELIPNARLEILEQSGHLPNVEEPKRLLDLVEGFLKS, from the coding sequence ATGCAGATCAACGGCGTCAATCTGAACGTTCAGCGCACAGGTAAGGGCCAACCCGTCATCATGCTGCACGGCCTGACCAGCAACCTCACGGCGCTGCAACCGGAAATGGAGCAGCTGAGCCAGTCGTTTGAAGTGATCGCCATCGACAGCCGGGGACATGGCCGCTCGGACAAGCCATCCCACTACACGCTGCAAGACCACATTGACGACGTGCTGGGCGTGATGGACGCCTTAAACTTGCCGGGCGTCTTTCTGATAGGCACGTCGGCGGGCAGTTACATCGCGCAGGGCGTCGCCTCACAGCAACCTGGGCGGGTTCACAAACTGGTACTGGTGGTGCCGAAATCCAACGGCAAAACGTCCTCGGTGGCGCGCTTCATCGCCGAGCACGCGGAGGAAGTGCGTGGCCTCAGCCACGACGAGATTCAGGCCCTGGTGCTCTCGCACATCTTCGCACCGTCCACGCCGGAAAGTATCAGGTCGGCGCAGGCAGAATGGAGCCGCAAACAAGCAGAGCAGGGTTTGACCCTCGACGCCCAGCAGGCCGACGCCGCCAGTCAGGCCCTGGCAGGTTTCGATTTCAGGCCGGTGCTGCCTCAGATCACCGCCCAGACGCTCGTCATCAGCGGGAGGCACGACATCCTCAACCTGGTGGCCGAGGGGGAACTTATCGCGGAGCTGATTCCGAACGCACGGCTAGAAATTCTGGAGCAATCGGGCCACCTGCCGAATGTGGAGGAACCGAAGCGCCTGCTGGATCTGGTGGAAGGGTTTTTAAAGAGCTGA
- a CDS encoding molybdopterin oxidoreductase family protein: MTAAPTIRQVLLTCPLDCPDACRLKITIERGADGLEKAVKLTGDPDHPITRGFACAKTVHYPARQNHPERPLYPMKRVNGELTRVSWEQALDEIAAHLRDVLARRGPDAVLRYHYAGTMGLMEGHHIHGFFRALGAPELDETICSTAGTEAWRLGYGPRYGVLPEDVAHARTIVLWGINSLSTNSHLTPFMTQARKNGAKIIHVDPYLNKTGRYADTHLKLRPGTDTVLVLGVAREIMAQGWADETYIREATQGFEEFRAEAEGWTLERTAETTGLSAEQVAELARAISQDSPTYIRVGYGMTRHEGGGTALRAVTLLPAITGDWRRRGGGCTLSTSGVFHLNRSRLGAAHLIREDAKHVNMNELAGALEPSAGFEAAFIYNCNPAVVAPDSAQVIAGLQRPDLKVIVLEQAMTETARLADYVLPATTFMEHADIYTSYGHSWLGYNPAELDAPGETRPNSWVFQQLGERLGLTEPSLFWTVDDLLTEVLDTGHPFLEGITPEALKAAGTLPLKLPDGWLPYADGAPTPSGKVMFTPAPVYCPAAELNAEYPLRLLTPPAHHFLNSTYGMLGNLTRAEGTEPHILVHPADQGELVGGQLARIVSETGQAVRRVRITDEVQPGVAVVEGSWWGLSAPDGQSINAVTAQTLTDLGGGSTFHNTRVRLERAE, from the coding sequence ATGACTGCCGCTCCCACCATCCGCCAGGTGCTGCTGACCTGCCCGCTCGACTGTCCCGACGCTTGCCGATTGAAGATCACCATTGAGCGCGGCGCAGACGGCCTGGAGAAAGCGGTGAAGCTGACTGGCGACCCTGACCACCCGATCACGCGGGGCTTTGCCTGCGCCAAGACGGTGCATTACCCGGCCCGTCAGAACCACCCGGAGCGCCCCCTCTACCCTATGAAGCGCGTGAACGGAGAGCTGACGCGCGTCAGTTGGGAGCAGGCACTGGACGAGATCGCCGCCCACCTGCGCGACGTGCTGGCAAGGCGCGGCCCCGACGCTGTTTTGCGCTACCACTACGCTGGAACGATGGGCCTGATGGAGGGCCACCATATTCACGGGTTTTTCCGCGCCCTGGGAGCGCCGGAGCTGGACGAGACCATCTGCTCCACCGCTGGCACCGAAGCCTGGCGGCTCGGCTACGGCCCGCGCTACGGCGTGCTGCCCGAGGATGTGGCGCACGCCCGAACCATCGTGCTGTGGGGCATCAACAGCCTGAGTACCAACAGTCACCTGACGCCCTTCATGACCCAGGCCCGCAAGAACGGCGCGAAGATCATTCACGTCGATCCCTACCTCAACAAGACCGGGCGCTACGCCGACACCCATCTCAAGCTGCGCCCGGGCACCGACACGGTGCTGGTGCTGGGTGTGGCCCGTGAGATCATGGCGCAGGGCTGGGCTGACGAAACGTACATCCGCGAGGCCACTCAGGGGTTTGAAGAGTTCCGTGCCGAGGCTGAAGGCTGGACGCTGGAGCGCACCGCCGAAACCACCGGCCTGAGCGCCGAGCAGGTCGCTGAACTGGCCCGCGCCATCTCGCAGGACAGCCCCACCTACATCCGCGTCGGCTACGGCATGACCCGGCACGAGGGCGGCGGCACGGCCCTCAGGGCGGTCACGCTGCTGCCCGCGATCACCGGCGACTGGCGGCGCAGGGGCGGCGGCTGCACCCTTAGTACCTCGGGAGTGTTCCACCTCAACCGCTCACGGCTGGGCGCAGCCCACCTGATCAGGGAGGATGCGAAGCACGTCAACATGAACGAGCTGGCGGGCGCGCTGGAACCATCTGCCGGGTTCGAGGCGGCCTTCATCTATAACTGCAACCCGGCGGTGGTGGCCCCCGACTCGGCGCAGGTTATTGCCGGACTCCAGCGCCCAGACCTCAAAGTGATTGTGCTCGAGCAGGCCATGACCGAGACGGCGCGGCTGGCTGATTATGTTTTGCCCGCCACCACCTTCATGGAACATGCCGACATCTACACCAGTTACGGCCACTCATGGCTTGGTTACAACCCCGCCGAACTGGACGCGCCCGGCGAGACGCGGCCCAATTCCTGGGTGTTCCAGCAACTCGGCGAGCGGCTGGGCCTCACTGAGCCGTCACTCTTCTGGACGGTGGACGACCTGCTGACGGAAGTGCTCGACACCGGACACCCGTTTCTGGAAGGCATCACGCCGGAAGCGCTCAAGGCTGCCGGAACACTGCCGCTCAAGCTGCCGGACGGCTGGCTGCCCTACGCCGATGGTGCGCCGACGCCCAGCGGCAAGGTGATGTTCACGCCCGCCCCGGTCTACTGTCCGGCCGCCGAACTGAACGCCGAGTATCCGCTGCGGTTGCTGACGCCGCCTGCCCACCATTTCCTCAACAGTACCTACGGCATGCTCGGCAACCTGACCAGAGCCGAGGGCACTGAGCCGCACATCCTGGTGCATCCCGCTGATCAGGGTGAACTTGTCGGCGGTCAGCTGGCCCGTATTGTCAGCGAGACGGGCCAGGCCGTGCGCCGGGTCCGCATCACGGACGAGGTGCAGCCGGGTGTGGCGGTGGTGGAGGGCAGCTGGTGGGGCCTGAGCGCTCCCGACGGCCAGAGCATCAATGCCGTGACCGCCCAGACGCTGACTGACCTGGGCGGCGGGAGTACCTTCCACAACACGCGGGTGCGGCTGGAGCGGGCCGAATAA
- the thrB gene encoding homoserine kinase, whose translation MADFGQPFEVRSPASSANLGPGFDSLGLSVPLYTTLRVTPQARTEVVPLGAELEGTPADESNYVYRAMLLSARRAGLTLPPARVEIETEVPLARGLGSSAAALVAGIVAGNILLGKPLGDETLLDVAAREEGHPDNVAPALYGGIVVATLDKLGTHHVRLEPPDHLGVTVLIPDFELSTSKARAVLPTEYSRADAVHALSHSALLAAALATGRLDLLQHAMQDYIHQIWRAPLVPGLSDILEEAHKHGALGAALSGAGPTVLCFHDTRHDTARLHSFLGSVMKRNGLEGRILDLPIDTQGTLVRAL comes from the coding sequence ATGGCGGATTTCGGCCAGCCGTTCGAGGTGCGCTCCCCGGCCAGCAGCGCCAACCTCGGCCCCGGTTTCGACAGCCTGGGCCTGAGCGTGCCGCTCTACACCACCCTGCGGGTGACGCCGCAGGCCCGCACCGAGGTCGTGCCGCTGGGAGCTGAGCTGGAGGGCACCCCTGCTGACGAGAGCAATTATGTGTACCGGGCGATGCTGCTGAGTGCCAGACGGGCGGGGCTGACCCTGCCGCCTGCCAGGGTAGAAATCGAAACTGAAGTGCCGCTGGCACGCGGCCTGGGCAGCAGCGCGGCAGCATTGGTGGCAGGCATCGTGGCCGGAAACATCCTGCTGGGCAAGCCGCTGGGCGACGAGACCCTGCTAGACGTGGCTGCCCGCGAGGAGGGCCACCCTGACAACGTGGCTCCGGCGCTCTACGGCGGCATCGTGGTGGCGACCCTGGACAAGCTCGGCACCCACCATGTCCGGCTAGAACCACCTGACCACCTGGGCGTCACAGTGCTGATCCCCGACTTTGAACTCAGCACCAGCAAGGCCCGCGCCGTGCTGCCCACCGAGTACTCGCGCGCCGACGCGGTGCACGCCTTATCCCACTCGGCACTGCTGGCGGCGGCACTCGCTACCGGACGACTGGACCTGTTGCAGCACGCCATGCAGGACTACATCCACCAGATCTGGCGCGCGCCGCTGGTGCCGGGCCTCAGCGATATTCTGGAGGAAGCCCACAAGCACGGCGCACTCGGCGCGGCCCTCTCCGGCGCGGGACCAACCGTGCTGTGCTTCCACGACACAAGGCATGACACGGCGCGGCTGCACAGCTTCCTCGGCAGCGTGATGAAGCGCAACGGGCTGGAGGGGCGGATTCTGGACCTGCCGATCGACACGCAGGGGACGCTGGTCCGGGCACTGTAA
- the thrC gene encoding threonine synthase, whose protein sequence is MPGIIDAYRSYLPVTDKTPTLSLHEGDTPLIHAPKLSRELGIELHLKFEGLNPTGSFKDRGMVMAVAKAAEEGARSVICASTGNTSAAAAAYAARMDMQCYVLIPDGRIALGKLAQAVMYGAKIISIDGNFDEALKLVREISASEGIALVNSVNPYRLEGQKTAAFEVVDTLGKAPDILCLPVGNAGNISAYWKGFREYRSHGKMDTLPRMWGIQAAGAAPLARGLARVDEPETLATAIRIGAPASAILARQAVNESAGLFDMVTDDEILDAYRKVAQDGVFCEPASAAPIAGLIKLHAAGKLAAGLQVVAVLTGNGLKDPNIALQAVKVQPTQASADLASVLSALR, encoded by the coding sequence ATGCCTGGAATCATCGACGCTTACCGCAGTTATCTGCCGGTCACCGACAAGACGCCCACCCTGAGCCTGCACGAGGGTGACACCCCGCTGATTCATGCGCCCAAGCTCAGCCGTGAACTGGGTATCGAATTGCACCTCAAATTTGAGGGCCTCAATCCCACCGGCTCCTTCAAGGACCGGGGCATGGTGATGGCAGTGGCCAAAGCCGCCGAGGAAGGCGCACGCAGCGTCATCTGCGCCTCGACCGGCAACACCTCCGCCGCTGCTGCCGCTTACGCTGCCCGCATGGACATGCAGTGCTACGTACTGATTCCCGATGGACGCATCGCGCTGGGCAAACTGGCGCAGGCGGTGATGTACGGCGCGAAAATCATCTCCATTGACGGCAACTTCGACGAGGCGCTGAAACTGGTGCGAGAGATCTCGGCCAGCGAGGGCATCGCGCTGGTCAACAGCGTCAATCCCTACCGGCTGGAAGGCCAGAAGACGGCGGCCTTTGAAGTGGTAGATACGCTGGGCAAAGCGCCGGACATCCTGTGCCTGCCGGTGGGCAACGCGGGCAACATCAGTGCGTACTGGAAGGGCTTCCGGGAGTACCGTTCGCACGGCAAAATGGACACGCTGCCGCGCATGTGGGGCATTCAGGCGGCGGGCGCGGCCCCGCTGGCACGCGGCCTGGCACGGGTGGACGAACCCGAGACGCTGGCGACGGCCATTCGTATCGGCGCACCCGCCAGCGCCATCCTGGCCCGACAAGCAGTGAACGAAAGTGCGGGCCTGTTCGACATGGTGACTGACGATGAGATTCTGGACGCCTACCGCAAGGTCGCCCAGGATGGGGTGTTCTGCGAACCGGCCAGCGCCGCGCCGATTGCCGGGCTGATCAAGCTGCATGCGGCAGGCAAGCTCGCAGCAGGCCTTCAGGTGGTCGCGGTGCTGACCGGCAACGGCCTGAAAGACCCCAACATCGCCCTGCAAGCCGTGAAGGTGCAGCCGACGCAGGCCAGCGCCGACCTGGCTTCGGTGCTCTCGGCCCTGCGCTAA
- a CDS encoding GlsB/YeaQ/YmgE family stress response membrane protein, whose translation MGWIITILVGALCGWLASMIMNTNQQQGAIANILIGIVGALLAQWVFANLLHIGGANVAGSGFSFWSIVWGVVGSVILIAILKAVKVLR comes from the coding sequence ATGGGTTGGATTATTACGATTCTGGTGGGTGCTCTGTGCGGTTGGCTGGCCAGCATGATCATGAATACAAATCAGCAGCAGGGTGCAATCGCCAACATTCTGATCGGCATTGTCGGCGCGTTGCTGGCCCAGTGGGTTTTTGCCAATCTTCTGCACATCGGCGGCGCGAATGTCGCGGGCAGCGGGTTTAGCTTCTGGAGCATCGTCTGGGGTGTGGTCGGTTCCGTGATCCTGATTGCCATCCTCAAGGCCGTCAAGGTTCTGCGCTAA
- the rpmB gene encoding 50S ribosomal protein L28 — MSKVCELCGKGPIVVNSVTRRGKARAAGGVGRKVTGVSKTRQLPNLQRVMVSRGGVGVRLRICTKCMKNAYAA, encoded by the coding sequence ATGTCTAAAGTGTGTGAACTGTGCGGTAAGGGGCCGATTGTCGTCAACTCGGTGACCCGCCGGGGCAAAGCTCGGGCGGCAGGCGGCGTGGGCCGTAAAGTCACCGGCGTCAGCAAGACCCGTCAACTTCCCAACCTCCAGCGCGTTATGGTCAGTAGGGGTGGCGTGGGCGTGCGGCTCCGCATTTGCACCAAGTGCATGAAAAACGCCTACGCGGCGTAA
- the lspA gene encoding signal peptidase II: MSSSSSGPAGSRLFGTSRPLAIWVPLLIVGLLLVADQLLKAWALANLQEGVPAVPFVPGLISWVLVFNTGAAWSLFSGSALPLALGRLLVGLGVLIYLVRHPQPAALSIVLAMISAGAIGNAIDGFRFGKVTDMIYSPALSAVTKAVNAGGFPIFNIADSCVVGGTILLVLLSLRKPS, from the coding sequence ATGTCCTCCTCTTCTTCCGGCCCGGCTGGCAGCCGCCTGTTCGGCACGTCGCGTCCGCTGGCGATCTGGGTGCCGCTGCTGATCGTCGGTCTGCTGCTGGTGGCCGATCAGCTTCTCAAGGCCTGGGCGCTGGCCAACCTTCAAGAAGGCGTGCCCGCCGTTCCCTTTGTGCCGGGGCTGATCAGCTGGGTTCTGGTCTTCAACACAGGTGCGGCCTGGAGTCTCTTTTCGGGTTCGGCGCTGCCGCTGGCACTGGGAAGGCTGCTGGTGGGCCTGGGCGTCCTGATCTATCTGGTGCGCCACCCGCAGCCCGCCGCATTGAGCATCGTCTTGGCGATGATCTCGGCAGGGGCCATCGGTAACGCTATTGACGGCTTCCGGTTCGGTAAGGTCACTGACATGATCTATTCGCCCGCGCTGAGTGCCGTGACCAAGGCCGTCAACGCAGGCGGCTTCCCAATTTTCAATATTGCCGATTCTTGTGTGGTGGGCGGCACCATTCTGCTGGTGCTACTCAGCCTGCGTAAGCCGAGCTGA